Proteins from a single region of Thermotoga maritima MSB8:
- a CDS encoding DUF58 domain-containing protein: MRVRKKPLVILTIFSVAVWILTQNNIFLLMVFFTATRWLDLLLTLKAIPKIKIERHITKTRLFVDEKAEMIYKIRYSGHLRISMKLNPSFSPVRFFKKDTEEVSLTPSSSEKLVFIFSFGTRGRKILKGFSIKIEDTFATFSVEKEFNAEDEVIVFPEYVPIEFYKEALKELLPGRKSPQRLLEDNTMLKGLRDYNGEPMNRIHWKASARYGRLLVKEHDHTALGRVKIFLDLNLPRDVQLGEVWKELRRYYEEEAVRFVASVVKDLKERHTPVELTVIGEEIWKNHDRDWVMDFELLATVRGTDNSRFDTKSVLETVVFDPSDTVLLFCVHLTEQELPLLLRVRSQVSKLIVFVIPYGLRDPNTKPFRSYLLMRKDLLDLLEKVKLLEENHVIVRGVRENMTVQEVVESVP, from the coding sequence ATGAGGGTAAGAAAGAAACCACTTGTGATTCTCACAATCTTTTCCGTTGCAGTATGGATCCTCACACAGAACAACATTTTTCTTCTGATGGTTTTCTTTACCGCAACGAGGTGGCTGGATCTTCTCTTGACTCTGAAGGCCATTCCAAAAATAAAGATAGAAAGGCACATCACAAAAACCAGACTCTTCGTGGATGAAAAGGCAGAGATGATCTACAAGATCAGATATTCTGGTCATTTGCGGATTTCGATGAAACTCAACCCGAGTTTTTCTCCCGTCAGATTTTTCAAAAAAGACACCGAAGAAGTTTCTCTGACACCATCTTCTTCAGAAAAGCTGGTGTTCATTTTCTCGTTTGGAACACGTGGAAGAAAGATCCTGAAGGGATTTTCTATAAAAATCGAGGACACGTTCGCAACTTTTTCTGTGGAAAAGGAGTTCAACGCAGAGGACGAGGTGATCGTTTTTCCCGAGTACGTGCCGATCGAATTCTACAAAGAGGCCCTGAAAGAGCTCCTGCCGGGTAGAAAAAGCCCCCAGAGACTTCTCGAGGACAACACGATGCTGAAGGGACTCAGAGATTACAACGGAGAACCGATGAACAGAATACACTGGAAAGCCTCCGCGAGATATGGAAGGTTGCTCGTGAAAGAGCACGACCACACCGCGCTGGGAAGGGTGAAGATTTTTCTCGATCTGAACCTTCCAAGAGATGTCCAGCTGGGAGAGGTCTGGAAAGAACTGAGGAGGTACTACGAAGAGGAAGCGGTGCGGTTCGTGGCGAGCGTGGTGAAAGACCTGAAAGAACGTCACACACCAGTGGAATTAACGGTCATAGGTGAAGAAATCTGGAAGAATCACGATCGAGACTGGGTGATGGATTTTGAACTGCTCGCCACCGTGAGAGGAACGGACAATTCTCGTTTCGATACGAAGAGTGTCCTGGAGACGGTCGTATTTGATCCTTCAGATACTGTTCTCCTTTTCTGCGTACACCTGACGGAGCAGGAGCTTCCCTTACTTCTCAGAGTGAGGTCTCAGGTTTCAAAATTGATCGTATTTGTCATACCATACGGTTTACGCGATCCAAACACGAAGCCTTTCAGGAGCTATCTCCTCATGAGGAAGGATCTCCTCGATCTTCTGGAAAAGGTGAAGCTGCTCGAAGAGAACCACGTGATCGTGAGGGGAGTGCGGGAGAACATGACCGTTCAGGAGGTTGTAGAAAGTGTTCCATGA